In one Brienomyrus brachyistius isolate T26 chromosome 5, BBRACH_0.4, whole genome shotgun sequence genomic region, the following are encoded:
- the nptx2b gene encoding neuronal pentraxin-2b isoform X3 yields the protein MWCGSCSRDADPSCPIPAVPLQSSSVQEEDLKNTVIQLRETILHQKETIVDQVGTIKELTSKLSRCESAPGESFLGGKYRNKGSWRKDGTNTMGDLPRDPSETIDHLGKTMQNLRSRLENLEQQHMRANLSGISFPNELRDLLQRRLGVLENQLLKKVTELEEEKTQLYNETAAHRHRTESTLSSLLERITELEKGSSPFKSPEGFKVTLPLRTNYLYGRVKKSLPEMYAFTVCMWLKSSANPGIGTPFSYGVPGQANEIVLIEWGNNPIELLINDKVAQLPLSVRDGQWHHICITWTTRDGLWEAYQDGEKLGSGENLAPWHPIKPGGVIILGQEQDTVGGRFDATQAFVGEITHFNMWDRVLRPIDIMNMANCSSYMPGNIVPWVDDNVEIFGGATKVALEICEDQLLGS from the exons ATGTGGTGTGGGAGCTGCAGTCGCG ATGCTGATCCAAGCTGCCCCATACCTGCTGTGCCGCTGCAAAGTTCAAGTGTCCAGGAGGAAGATCTAAAAAACACCGTCATTCAACTTCGAGAGACCATTCTGCACCAGAAGGAGACTATTGTCGATCAAGTAGGAACAATAAAGGAGCTTACTTCCAAACTTTCCCGATGCGAATCGGCCCCTGGAGAATCGTTTCTGGGTGGGAAATACAGGAATAAAGGTTCATGGAGGAAAGACGGTACGAATACTATGGGTGACCTTCCACGAGATCCCAGTGAGACCATTGATCACCTCGGAAAGACCATGCAAAATCTAAGGAGCCGGTTGGAAAACTTGGAG CAGCAGCATATGCGCGCCAATCTGTCTGGCATATCTTTCCCTAATGAACTGCGAGACCTGCTGCAGCGTCGACTGGGAGTGCTGGAGAACCAGCTCCTGAAGAAAGTGACGGAGTTGGAGGAGGAGAAGACTCAGCTGTACAACGAGACAGCCGCCCACCGGCACCGTACGGAGAGCACCCTCAGCTCTCTGCTGGAGAGGATCACCGAGTTGGAGAAAG GAAGCAGCCCGTTTAAGTCCCCAGAGGGTTTCAAGGTGACCCTCCCCCTGCGAACTAACTACCTGTATGGCCGCGTCAAGAAGAGCTTACCGGAGATGTACGCTTTCACCGTGTGCATGTGGCTGAAATCGAGCGCCAACCCCGGCATCGGGACCCCATTCTCCTACGGCGTACCAGGGCAAGCCAATGAGATTGTGCTGATCGAATGGGGAAATAACCCAATAGAGCTGCTCATCAATGACAAG GTGGCCCAGCTGCCGCTGTCCGTCAGAGATGGGCAGTGGCACCACATCTGCATCACCTGGACCACCAGAGATGGCCTCTGGGAGGCGTACCAGGATGGGGAGAAGCTGGGATCTGGGGAGAACCTGGCCCCATGGCACCCGATAAAGCCCGGCGGGGTCATTATTCTGGGTCAGGAGCAG GACACCGTAGGAGGACGATTCGATGCCACTCAGGCCTTTGTCGGGGAGATAACCCATTTCAATATGTGGGATCGTGTGTTACGCCCCATAGACATCATGAATATGGCCAACTGCTCCTCGTACATGCCGGGCAACATCGTGCCCTGGGTCGATGACAATGTGGAGATCTTCGGTGGTGCTACCAAGGTAGCCCTGGAAATATGTGAGGATCAATTACTGGGCTCCTAG
- the nptx2b gene encoding neuronal pentraxin-2b isoform X2, which yields MFAFLAAILCFSALGSGRVVHGQNAKGSRFICTAIPVDADPSCPIPAVPLQSSSVQEEDLKNTVIQLRETILHQKETIVDQVGTIKELTSKLSRCESAPGESFLGGKYRNKGSWRKDGTNTMGDLPRDPSETIDHLGKTMQNLRSRLENLEQHMRANLSGISFPNELRDLLQRRLGVLENQLLKKVTELEEEKTQLYNETAAHRHRTESTLSSLLERITELEKGSSPFKSPEGFKVTLPLRTNYLYGRVKKSLPEMYAFTVCMWLKSSANPGIGTPFSYGVPGQANEIVLIEWGNNPIELLINDKVAQLPLSVRDGQWHHICITWTTRDGLWEAYQDGEKLGSGENLAPWHPIKPGGVIILGQEQDTVGGRFDATQAFVGEITHFNMWDRVLRPIDIMNMANCSSYMPGNIVPWVDDNVEIFGGATKVALEICEDQLLGS from the exons ATGTTTGCCTTTTTAGCTGCGATCTTGTGCTTTTCCGCGTTGGGTAGTGGAAGAGTGGTGCACGGTCAGAATGCCAAAGGATCGCGCTTCATTTGTACCGCGATCCCTGTAGATGCTGATCCAAGCTGCCCCATACCTGCTGTGCCGCTGCAAAGTTCAAGTGTCCAGGAGGAAGATCTAAAAAACACCGTCATTCAACTTCGAGAGACCATTCTGCACCAGAAGGAGACTATTGTCGATCAAGTAGGAACAATAAAGGAGCTTACTTCCAAACTTTCCCGATGCGAATCGGCCCCTGGAGAATCGTTTCTGGGTGGGAAATACAGGAATAAAGGTTCATGGAGGAAAGACGGTACGAATACTATGGGTGACCTTCCACGAGATCCCAGTGAGACCATTGATCACCTCGGAAAGACCATGCAAAATCTAAGGAGCCGGTTGGAAAACTTGGAG CAGCATATGCGCGCCAATCTGTCTGGCATATCTTTCCCTAATGAACTGCGAGACCTGCTGCAGCGTCGACTGGGAGTGCTGGAGAACCAGCTCCTGAAGAAAGTGACGGAGTTGGAGGAGGAGAAGACTCAGCTGTACAACGAGACAGCCGCCCACCGGCACCGTACGGAGAGCACCCTCAGCTCTCTGCTGGAGAGGATCACCGAGTTGGAGAAAG GAAGCAGCCCGTTTAAGTCCCCAGAGGGTTTCAAGGTGACCCTCCCCCTGCGAACTAACTACCTGTATGGCCGCGTCAAGAAGAGCTTACCGGAGATGTACGCTTTCACCGTGTGCATGTGGCTGAAATCGAGCGCCAACCCCGGCATCGGGACCCCATTCTCCTACGGCGTACCAGGGCAAGCCAATGAGATTGTGCTGATCGAATGGGGAAATAACCCAATAGAGCTGCTCATCAATGACAAG GTGGCCCAGCTGCCGCTGTCCGTCAGAGATGGGCAGTGGCACCACATCTGCATCACCTGGACCACCAGAGATGGCCTCTGGGAGGCGTACCAGGATGGGGAGAAGCTGGGATCTGGGGAGAACCTGGCCCCATGGCACCCGATAAAGCCCGGCGGGGTCATTATTCTGGGTCAGGAGCAG GACACCGTAGGAGGACGATTCGATGCCACTCAGGCCTTTGTCGGGGAGATAACCCATTTCAATATGTGGGATCGTGTGTTACGCCCCATAGACATCATGAATATGGCCAACTGCTCCTCGTACATGCCGGGCAACATCGTGCCCTGGGTCGATGACAATGTGGAGATCTTCGGTGGTGCTACCAAGGTAGCCCTGGAAATATGTGAGGATCAATTACTGGGCTCCTAG
- the nptx2b gene encoding neuronal pentraxin-2b isoform X1, which translates to MFAFLAAILCFSALGSGRVVHGQNAKGSRFICTAIPVDADPSCPIPAVPLQSSSVQEEDLKNTVIQLRETILHQKETIVDQVGTIKELTSKLSRCESAPGESFLGGKYRNKGSWRKDGTNTMGDLPRDPSETIDHLGKTMQNLRSRLENLEQQHMRANLSGISFPNELRDLLQRRLGVLENQLLKKVTELEEEKTQLYNETAAHRHRTESTLSSLLERITELEKGSSPFKSPEGFKVTLPLRTNYLYGRVKKSLPEMYAFTVCMWLKSSANPGIGTPFSYGVPGQANEIVLIEWGNNPIELLINDKVAQLPLSVRDGQWHHICITWTTRDGLWEAYQDGEKLGSGENLAPWHPIKPGGVIILGQEQDTVGGRFDATQAFVGEITHFNMWDRVLRPIDIMNMANCSSYMPGNIVPWVDDNVEIFGGATKVALEICEDQLLGS; encoded by the exons ATGTTTGCCTTTTTAGCTGCGATCTTGTGCTTTTCCGCGTTGGGTAGTGGAAGAGTGGTGCACGGTCAGAATGCCAAAGGATCGCGCTTCATTTGTACCGCGATCCCTGTAGATGCTGATCCAAGCTGCCCCATACCTGCTGTGCCGCTGCAAAGTTCAAGTGTCCAGGAGGAAGATCTAAAAAACACCGTCATTCAACTTCGAGAGACCATTCTGCACCAGAAGGAGACTATTGTCGATCAAGTAGGAACAATAAAGGAGCTTACTTCCAAACTTTCCCGATGCGAATCGGCCCCTGGAGAATCGTTTCTGGGTGGGAAATACAGGAATAAAGGTTCATGGAGGAAAGACGGTACGAATACTATGGGTGACCTTCCACGAGATCCCAGTGAGACCATTGATCACCTCGGAAAGACCATGCAAAATCTAAGGAGCCGGTTGGAAAACTTGGAG CAGCAGCATATGCGCGCCAATCTGTCTGGCATATCTTTCCCTAATGAACTGCGAGACCTGCTGCAGCGTCGACTGGGAGTGCTGGAGAACCAGCTCCTGAAGAAAGTGACGGAGTTGGAGGAGGAGAAGACTCAGCTGTACAACGAGACAGCCGCCCACCGGCACCGTACGGAGAGCACCCTCAGCTCTCTGCTGGAGAGGATCACCGAGTTGGAGAAAG GAAGCAGCCCGTTTAAGTCCCCAGAGGGTTTCAAGGTGACCCTCCCCCTGCGAACTAACTACCTGTATGGCCGCGTCAAGAAGAGCTTACCGGAGATGTACGCTTTCACCGTGTGCATGTGGCTGAAATCGAGCGCCAACCCCGGCATCGGGACCCCATTCTCCTACGGCGTACCAGGGCAAGCCAATGAGATTGTGCTGATCGAATGGGGAAATAACCCAATAGAGCTGCTCATCAATGACAAG GTGGCCCAGCTGCCGCTGTCCGTCAGAGATGGGCAGTGGCACCACATCTGCATCACCTGGACCACCAGAGATGGCCTCTGGGAGGCGTACCAGGATGGGGAGAAGCTGGGATCTGGGGAGAACCTGGCCCCATGGCACCCGATAAAGCCCGGCGGGGTCATTATTCTGGGTCAGGAGCAG GACACCGTAGGAGGACGATTCGATGCCACTCAGGCCTTTGTCGGGGAGATAACCCATTTCAATATGTGGGATCGTGTGTTACGCCCCATAGACATCATGAATATGGCCAACTGCTCCTCGTACATGCCGGGCAACATCGTGCCCTGGGTCGATGACAATGTGGAGATCTTCGGTGGTGCTACCAAGGTAGCCCTGGAAATATGTGAGGATCAATTACTGGGCTCCTAG
- the nptx2b gene encoding neuronal pentraxin-2b isoform X4, which produces MGDLPRDPSETIDHLGKTMQNLRSRLENLEQQHMRANLSGISFPNELRDLLQRRLGVLENQLLKKVTELEEEKTQLYNETAAHRHRTESTLSSLLERITELEKGSSPFKSPEGFKVTLPLRTNYLYGRVKKSLPEMYAFTVCMWLKSSANPGIGTPFSYGVPGQANEIVLIEWGNNPIELLINDKVAQLPLSVRDGQWHHICITWTTRDGLWEAYQDGEKLGSGENLAPWHPIKPGGVIILGQEQDTVGGRFDATQAFVGEITHFNMWDRVLRPIDIMNMANCSSYMPGNIVPWVDDNVEIFGGATKVALEICEDQLLGS; this is translated from the exons ATGGGTGACCTTCCACGAGATCCCAGTGAGACCATTGATCACCTCGGAAAGACCATGCAAAATCTAAGGAGCCGGTTGGAAAACTTGGAG CAGCAGCATATGCGCGCCAATCTGTCTGGCATATCTTTCCCTAATGAACTGCGAGACCTGCTGCAGCGTCGACTGGGAGTGCTGGAGAACCAGCTCCTGAAGAAAGTGACGGAGTTGGAGGAGGAGAAGACTCAGCTGTACAACGAGACAGCCGCCCACCGGCACCGTACGGAGAGCACCCTCAGCTCTCTGCTGGAGAGGATCACCGAGTTGGAGAAAG GAAGCAGCCCGTTTAAGTCCCCAGAGGGTTTCAAGGTGACCCTCCCCCTGCGAACTAACTACCTGTATGGCCGCGTCAAGAAGAGCTTACCGGAGATGTACGCTTTCACCGTGTGCATGTGGCTGAAATCGAGCGCCAACCCCGGCATCGGGACCCCATTCTCCTACGGCGTACCAGGGCAAGCCAATGAGATTGTGCTGATCGAATGGGGAAATAACCCAATAGAGCTGCTCATCAATGACAAG GTGGCCCAGCTGCCGCTGTCCGTCAGAGATGGGCAGTGGCACCACATCTGCATCACCTGGACCACCAGAGATGGCCTCTGGGAGGCGTACCAGGATGGGGAGAAGCTGGGATCTGGGGAGAACCTGGCCCCATGGCACCCGATAAAGCCCGGCGGGGTCATTATTCTGGGTCAGGAGCAG GACACCGTAGGAGGACGATTCGATGCCACTCAGGCCTTTGTCGGGGAGATAACCCATTTCAATATGTGGGATCGTGTGTTACGCCCCATAGACATCATGAATATGGCCAACTGCTCCTCGTACATGCCGGGCAACATCGTGCCCTGGGTCGATGACAATGTGGAGATCTTCGGTGGTGCTACCAAGGTAGCCCTGGAAATATGTGAGGATCAATTACTGGGCTCCTAG